One segment of Cottoperca gobio chromosome 24, fCotGob3.1, whole genome shotgun sequence DNA contains the following:
- the chac1 gene encoding glutathione-specific gamma-glutamylcyclotransferase 1, with protein sequence MKPQDVTTGKSNSLWIFGYGSLVWKPDFKYKRSQVGYIQGYKRRFWHGDNFHRGNDELPGRVVTLIKDDDASTWGVAFEVTGSQVEESMKYLNVRETVCGGYVTKMVEFFPEGENQPPVQALVYIATSDNTLYLGPASPEMIGIQIAVCRGKSGHNLEYLLRLAEFMRRSCPHVEDHHLYSIEAVALKVVSYVLAAQ encoded by the exons ATGAAGCCTCAAGATGTCACCACCGGGAAGTCCAACAGCCTGTGGATCTTCGGGTACGGGTCACTGGTGTGGAAGCCTGACTTCAAGTACAAGAGGAGCCAGGTCGGCTACATTCAAGGCTACAAGAGACGTTTCTGGCACGGAGACAACTTCCACCGCGGGAACGACGAGTTG cccGGAAGAGTGGTGAcgctgatcaaagatgatgac GCCAGCACTTGGGGTGTGGCGTTCGAGGTGACAGGCTCTCAAGTCGAGGAGTCCATGAAGTACCTCAATGTGCGTGAGACTGTCTGCGGCGGCTACGTCACCAAAATGGTGGAGTTCTTTCCCGAGGGGGAGAACCAGCCTCCGGTTCAGGCGCTGGTGTACATCGCCACCTCGGACAACACGCTCTACCTTGGGCCGGCCAGCCCGGAGATGATCGGCATCCAGATCGCTGTGTGCAGAGGGAAGTCGGGCCACAACCTGGAGTATCTTCTCCGGCTGGCTGAGTTCATGAGGAGAAGCTGCCCGCACGTGGAAGACCATCACCTGTACTCCATCGAGGCAGTGGCACTGAAAGTGGTGTCCTATGTGTTAGCAGCCCAGTAG